The nucleotide sequence CAATTAAGCTACAGGATATTATAGCTCTAACTTCATCTATGTTTGTCTCTAGGAAGCCAGAGTTTGCTATAGGCCTCATTGGGCAAAAAAATTAAGGAGAAACACCCAATGGGCTCATAACAAAATAAGGACAACCAATGGGATTTGAACTCATGCCTTTCGAAGCAAAGCCTAAATTTGGCGCATTAGACCAGTGGATCAAACTAATCAAATATTGggacaaaaaaaacaaaaaagggaaaagctATAAAGGAATCCAAATTCCCATGGGTCACAAGCGATTAATGACAGCTGTGGGATTTGAACCCACGCCCTTTCGGACCAGAGCCTAAATCTGGCGCCTTAGACCACTCGGCCAAACTGTCAGGATGGAGAAAAATCTACTTACATATCTTGTAAATATAAGTTTAATATGAAAGTACGTAGATTGAGATTGAAGATCCAGCATGCCATTCCCATGTTCCACCGACACCTTCACTGCATGTGAGTCTGTGACCTCATCATATCATAATACAAAATAGTCTCTTGAgttttgactttttattttctttgaatacCACCCCCCACCCCACTTGCCTACTCCATGACCTAAAATACCATTAGATTTGATCACATAAGCCTTGGATTAAGATAACGTGAAATCCTATCTTTAAAGAGGTGGTCTTcatgaaaatctttaaaaataggATGGTTTTGTCTaggaattcattttttaaataaatagaataattttaatctttaagattttaaaataaaagagtttgttacatatgtgtgtatatatataagatatcaCAAGTACTCATTTGAATCATCAACACAATCACGGAAAGGGAAGGTAAATAACCCAccttacacaaaatatcttttttttcttaatcaaaggAAAGGGAAGGTAAAAGTTTTTCACAGCTACCATTCAAGAAAATTgctcaggaaaaaaaaaaaaaaacgtataTGCCTTTCTGTATTACTGTACTTGATACCAGGTCTCTGCCAGTGCCATCACAATCAGTCGATGAATGAGAACTCCCCACTTATTCAATTGGGTGGACGGTGGACCACTATCAGCTCTCTCCTCCATCACTCTCTTCACCGATCACCACCACCCACACGGCATGTGCAGCCTTCAAGCCAATGTTTGCTGGGTCATTGGCAGCGAGGCTCAACCAACCACACTCTTTTCTTTAATCCTTTTCATTCTCTTGGACACTGATTTAGCATATTGGTCATGGCTATTACCAAGAAAGCTCGCTTTCTGTGCTTCCACTAGGAGTTAATCTTTGTTTAATGCCACTGATTATGCGTTTGTCACACAAAAGCAAAACAAACAAGTAGAGAAGATCAAAAGTGGTAAAGAAAACAAGCATCAGGAACCCATTAacagttctttttttttttccctaatggCATATATGCAGtcaattctcaattattttgAGCTTTTGTCTCTTCTGGAAGTTCACAATAACCCGACCCGCAAATACAGTTGTCAAGGCCAAGAACTTTCGATTATTCTATAACCAATCAAATCACACTCATGTTCTTGTGTGCCAACATGTGACCCCActtccatttttatttcttttgttatgAGGCTCATTACAGGCCATGGCAGCCTGTATTTTTCAGTGTTTGCCTTCTGGGTTCTCTAGTTTTTGGATGGTTTAGGTGGGTAAGCAGATCAAAGCTTCTTTTGAAAAGGAGTGATTATCTTCTTCTCAAAGATCCACCATTGGCAACCCAAAATGGAGTTGCAGGCTTCTCCAGTGCCTATTCTTCTCTGCATTGCAGCTCTCATGGCTGCCTCTTGCCCTCCATCCCAAGCAGAAGGTCAGTCAAAGAGCTCGTTTGAAGATAGTTTTGATATAATGTGGTCCGAGGACCATTTCAAAACGTCTGAAGATGGGCAGATCTGGTACCTCTCCTTGGACAAAGAAACAGGTATGCAATGCATGCTTTTCCCTCTTGATTTCTCCCATTCCTTTCCATTTATTTGCAAGGTTTTCCAACTTCTTCCATCAGGTTGTGGGTTTCAGACAAAACAAAGATACAGATTTGGGTGGTTCAGCATGAAGCTCAAGCTGGTCGGCGGTGACTCTGCCGGTGTGGTCACAGCTTATTATGTAAGCCCCCTGACCTCTCTTTTTGAAGCTTTTTCTGAAATATGAGTAAGGTgctaaaagggaaaaataatgGGCAGATGTGCTCAGAAAATGGAGCAGGGCCAGAGAGGGATGAGCTAGACATAGAGTTTTTGGGGAACAGAAGTGGAGAACCTTATCTCATTCAGACAAATGTATATAAGAATGGCACTGGAGGCCGTGAGATGAGGCACATGCTTTGGTTCGACCCCACTGAGGAGTTTCATTCATACTCCATCCTTTGGAATAACGAGCAGATTTTGTAAGTTCCACTCTTTATTCAAGCAATATTGTTTCCTCCTAATGTTGTGTTAATAATATGTACCTACTCATTAGTCATATTTTGCTCTAATGTGTAATGTGTTGTTACAACttagaaattaattagaataataCACCAACCATACATCTTCTTTCGGCTGAAAATCAATTGATTGTCCATAAACAAGTCATTActatattcttttatttctgaGGAAAAATATTGTTACAATCCTTCATCCAATAACCCTAAACGCTATCATCATTGATTAAACCTAATCATGTcatcaaaaatatatattcatcaTTAGATGGACATGCCAACATCAAATCCCAGGCTAACAAAATCCTCCACTTAGTCCTTGAGTTATCAAGTAATGGTCGAAGCTTCTTCCCAATATGATGCTTCACAAACTTGAAACCTAATCACTTCATTTGAAAATCTATTCACCATTAGTCAAATGACTATGCCCCTTTTTATGACATTTGAGATCACACCAAATCCCAAGGCAAATACAACATAAAATCCTAGGGCTAACAGACAACCTCTGACtcgtttgtttttttctttcaagtaaTAGTTGGGTTTTGCAGCTACATTATTAACTGATTGTATGCAGTAAGTTCCACTTAAATGAATGGGGATCATTCAATTCTAAATCTAAGGGCATCTTTGATGTAAAATAGAGTATAATTAAGCAGAATATGGGATGATGATTCTTGGGTACTAACACTCAGACATTAATTTAACAGGTTCGTTGTGGATAGAGTTCCAATCAGGGTATACAAAAACAATGGGAAAGCAAACAACTTCTTCCCCAATGAGAAGCCCATGTACCTGTTCTCCAGTATATGGAATGCAGATGACTGGGCCACAAGAGGTGGGATGGAGAAGACAGATTGGAAGAAGGCCCCATTTGTATCATCTTACAAGGACTTCAGTGTTGATGGGTGCCAGTGGGAGGATCCATACCCTGCATGTGTCTCCACCACGACTCAAAACTGGTGGGATCAGTATGAAGCTTGGCACCTCTCTGATTCCCAGAAGATGGATTTCGCTTGGGTGGAGAGGAACCTTGTCATTTATGACTATTGCAAGGACACAGAAAGATACCCTCAAATGCTAGAGGAGTGTTCATTGAGTCCATGGGATTAATGAACTATAAATGGACACATATTCCAACAacccccttctttttttttatgtggatTAGATAtaaaatggtgtattttttttcatgttattaATGTATTGGGATATTGGGaatttaattctatttatttaattattgaattctAAAGTATGGAGCTCTGCTGCATTGTAGGGCAGTGGGTGGGAGAAGagatttttggttttaaaaagaaGGTATTAATCATTTAACTGAGATGAGTGATTGGTGATTCAATCCAAATGGAAACCCTGGCCTAACTAGGAGCTTaaagttttgttatttttaaataaaattggaaattggatgtttttattatttctataagcatgggaaaaagaatttaagggattttgaagaaaatagatGTGGAGTTGGACCgtcaatctttatttttatttaatacaagAGATGATATTGGTTCCTATAAAGGAATTAAAGAACatgatttatattatatttcaaattctaataatataaacttatttaaaaaaaaaaatcggaaTTTTGTTTAATCCTGATATACATGAGCAAGTTTACGTATGTAATATACTTCTATTCATTAAGGAATCATAGGATTTAGTAGGTGGGCCGAGTTTCTATATCCAACTCCAATTCTAACCGTATTGGGCTCTCGAACCCTACTTAGGGCTCTGCAACTGAAAAAAGGGAAATCCAGAAGACGAAGAATGGTGTGCGACAAGTGTAAGCTTCTAAATTCTCCTCGATCCTTCGTTTTCTATGTTTCAATTCCCTTGAAGGTCAAAGCTTTGATTTTGGGTTCATGGGTTTCAGGTGAGAAGAAGCTTTCGAAGGTGATAGTGCCGGACAAGTGGAAGGAAGGAGCCAGCAACACTACCGAAGGCGGTGGTCGCAAAATCAACGAGAACAAGCTCCTCTCCAAGAAGAACCGGTAATTCTTCAATTGCCCATGTTTTCTTTGCCCTCAATTTTGTTGCTTGATTCATCTATGGGTTGTTCTACGGTTTTTCGACCAACATAGTTTTAGGGTTGTGCAGTGAAACATTCGtagtaataatgataataatcaaatatgataCCGCTACTCTTCTAGAATAGTAGAATTTGAGGATATGCATTGGTAATGTCTTCGGTGTGCTGTAGGAATTATTAAGGTGGTTTGAATTGCATGGGGGGCTCTTTCAAtctttttctatttgatttttgttgagGGCTTGATACTTACTCTTTAGTTGATTGATAATCTAGGCACGAGGGTCatgttatgtttgattattgATAATTATTGGGGTCATTGATTCTAGACAAGGTGATGATTGCCCATGTTTGTATATCTCTATGTGCCTTTCACTtgatggatggatggatggatggaaGGGAAGTGAGATTGATAGGGGTCTAATGGGGATGGAGAAAGCAAGGGCATGGAACTAGAGGAATGTGATTTAATGGGCTAAGATCATGCCTAGGACATCTTTGCTATTTGGTGTTTGAACTCTGAAGATAGGAGGGTTTGATAAGTGTAACACATGAGATCCCGGAATTGCATGGGAAGGGGGGTGGATTGGTGAAAAATGGTGGTAGATTGATGGAATGACTGATTGGAACTAACACTTCCTGTGCACTATGGTGTGCCACCTTTTGATTGGCACTGTCAATAATATTTCTGGAACtgaacaaatgaaaaaaagatgGAGGAAAATAGAAAAGGGCTAGACTGGCAGCAATTAGCATGAAACTCATTAAGAAAAGATGTTGAAATAGGCTTTATTGACCTGCTAAGAAGAGCATAAACTTGATAGAGAGGCCACTTCTTTTTTGAGAATTAGAACTACTTGCTTATAATTTGATGGAATGCTGGAATTATCAGAAggtatttataaaatacatgCCTCCATCTAAACGAATTATCTTTCATGTTTTCTTGTCCCTCTTTAAATCTCATGTTTATTGTATTGGTTGGTTCAGGTGGTACTTGAATATTGCTCCCCCCTTCCCTCTCCCCtgtctctcactctctctctatctctcacTTTTGCTGCAAAATCTTTAGGATTCAAAGtgaatgtatcaaattttatcaACTATCAGAAGTCAGAAACTTGTAATGAGTTTTTGCCAAACATAagaactaattattttttaaggtttgaATGCATGCCAAAAAGATTATGATCTTGATGAGTAGGGATCTTGATGCtgctatttaatttttttttcttttttatattttcggGAGTAAATCCTAGACGTATCCAAACACTCTAGGAGCATATCGTAGACGTGTTCAAACACTGTCCAACTTAAAAAGCCACTGGGTTAGATTTGTTGGTTACTAGAGTCTCACAAATGTTATTTAACGGCAGTTGTTAACAGGAAAATTGTTTGTTCAaacttcattgattggttggattCATTTTGAGGAGGGGAGTAGTTTTTTGTTCTCCCTTTCCTTTTACAGGCACCTTTTGACAGCCATTGCATATATCATGTGTAATTTGGTGCGCCCCTTTTTGGTgctttttaatactatttttatttacttatcaaaaaaaaaaaatgttgttctaCAATGGCTGATAGCTTGAGTTCAAAGACCTTGACATTAGTTTTCCTCTGTCACCAACTGAACTGATTGGCCCAGTCTGATTCAGTAACAGTATAATACCATAACAAATACATCATCAGTGGGGCTTTTTGGAGAAATGTTTCTTATACAGAAACTAGAGATGTATGTTGTGCCTGACAAAAAGGATGCACAACCTAAGTACATAACCACAAAAGGATCATCAAAGGAAGGAAAACAACAAAGGCAAAAGGCCCCCATACCAATCTAACCCTCACATAAGCTATTGATGAAACCTAAGGAGAGTCATTATCAAATCCTATAAAACCCTGTGACCTAGTAAACAAAGATCTAATAAAGAAATTTCTGATCTCTAAATCCAAATGCTGACACCTTGATGATTTGAAAAAAGAGTAATGTTAGGACACCTATTTCTTAGAAAGGATGAAGGGCATTGCATTAGGTTGCAGCCAGCATAGAACTTGCCAAGCACTCATGCCCTTTTAAACATGAATCTAGAAAAACTTAGCTGTAGATTAAGCAAATGGGAAAAGAGATTCATGTTGCTGGCTGTAATAGATGGAGAAGGATTTGACAAAGtaagaattatattttgaaatataagtGAGTTTTTGGGCCATAGCATGCTGACTTACAGAGGAATAAAAACTGCATGTGAATAGTATCCTTGTTGACTAAGACATCGAGATTGTAAACAAAgtcaaaaatattattcttcACTGCTGGCCATGTTTGTTTActttattgttgatgtcaaaACTCTACAGTACACCACAGTAGAGTAGAGTAGagtaataaaacttaaaaccaCCTTATCATATTTGAGCAGTAATTGTTTTGTTGCTTGGTAGGTTCCATTACTGCTGCCATAAATATAGGTATTGATGATATTAACTCATATTATCAGGAATATGTCTaataacattaatttttaaaataaattatttcatttgttttccattCCTCAGTGGATCATAGgattaatgaaaaaatgagaatatatgGTGGGAGGCAAGCTATCTAAGCTATGGTTATGTTTGATCATATTCCTGGATGGACTTGGCCATTTTAACCATTCCCTTGACTGATGTTTTCCAAGTTGCCTGGTATAGTTTGCAATCTTTGTTACACATTTATCCAGAAGCTGACTTTCTCTTTTGGCAGATGGACTCCTTATGGGACAACCAAATGCATCATTTGCAAGCAGCAAGTACACCAGGATGCCAAGTACTGTCACACCTGTGCCTACACAAAAGGTAACATTATTCGATGGCTATATACCATGCTTGCTagttctattttaattttaacagcATATTCTTGAAGCACTGTTGTTGTGCAGGAGTGTGTGCAATGTGTGGGAAGCAAGTGCTGGACACCAAGTTGTATAAACAAAGCAATGTATAATACGAAGCAGATACTAGTTGGTGTTCTATGCTCAACCTTGGCCTTTTTCTCAAGCTTTGGTCTCTATCATTAAGTTAGAGCTTACCTAATTTGTAATTGAGGCTTCAAAAGGTCACAAACAATCACTAATTTGCATTTTTCCCATTATAATCATGGTAGTGTCATGAAATTCTACTCGTGTAAGCTAATATTGCAAGTTGCAACTTGTCAGTCTATGTGGCCTATAGTCTTCATCTGGCGCTTTTTTCATTAGCCTCTTCAGCAATTCCATTGGTTTTAGAATGCCTTGTCGACTGAAACTCATTCTGTTATCCAGACTAGCACCTGGTTGGTTTCTATGGATCAGAATTCAAGGTTGTGTTTGaaaagttttattgaaaaaataaataaatttgaaaataagttttGCAGGTTTGCAGTCTTTTTATTTAGTGTTCTTATAAAACCTTTTGTATAATCCACCCCCCTCCCCTTTTTAAGTTTTAAGGTGGACAGATCCTACAAAGAGAGAGTTGAATGTTTGGTCTGTTTGTTGGGGCATGGGTCCGCGCCCACATTCACTTGTTTTCCTGCCTTCCTTTATCGTAATCAGCAGTGTAAGGATAAGATTCGGTTACTGAATTATTGCTTGAtgagaattttaaattaagtggAGCTAAATACCATGTTTCTTTTATCCGGTTGAAGCTGCTCCAGAGGTCTGACTTTGTCCCAAATCCCCATCTGGAACTCCAGGTTTCGCACTTGAGAGTACTATTATCAAACGCATCATCCAAGTCATTGGTTGAGAgtatatttgatatttcaagCGCCTAGGATTACTTGGGTCTCCAAATATAGTTTTTAGGAAtcattctttttaaattattttcaataataaaattttgtttaaaatttcaaatataatttttcttttccagaaagatataaaatttcttaaagctttctttatattttccatcATTGTTAAGaacattttatcaaaatatttctaaatacatctattttcataacaatttttttgtaaaataacttttgtcaaatatattttttagacttagaaaattattctgttctattccaaaatattttaccaCGTACAGTCCCTTTCACCAGCATCACTTTCAAGCTTAAGAGTGGATAAAATAAAAGCAGGTTCCCtattctttgtttgtttctgtggaaaaaaaaaaaaggcttctgCTGAAAATGCCATGAGCTATAGCGACAGCATCTGCTCCGATTCAACTTTCTTTGCAAGTTggagagacaaaaaaaaactcCCCAATGGAGTTGAAAAGCTGGAGATTTGAAGAATATTGCCATTAAAAAAGTCTAGGCTAATCAATCACATGGTGTAAAAGGATCAGCATGTTGATGTGTGATGCAAcagaaaaacaaattcaaagctGGAGCCATTTCCATGGAAACAAACAGAAAGTAGAGGAACAATTTTATACACTCGAGCTTGATTAACCATATTTTCACCCACATGGAATCATGATGTTAGGTAAACAAACAGTGAAACTTGAAATATCAAACAGAGTAATAACATGAAGAGCAAATCTTCTCTCCTAACAGGGATTGAAGAAAAACTCGAGATCTTTCAAATTCCCAACCATCTGTAATCTTCCTCCAACTCTCCAATAAACCCTTGCTTTTGTAGAGAAAACcaccaaaaaaaatttcccaatattCACTCACTGGTTGAGTATCTTGAATTCCAGTACTTCTCAATGTCCTCTGCTGTTC is from Vitis riparia cultivar Riparia Gloire de Montpellier isolate 1030 chromosome 10, EGFV_Vit.rip_1.0, whole genome shotgun sequence and encodes:
- the LOC117923339 gene encoding probable xyloglucan endotransglucosylase/hydrolase protein 8, translating into MELQASPVPILLCIAALMAASCPPSQAEGQSKSSFEDSFDIMWSEDHFKTSEDGQIWYLSLDKETGCGFQTKQRYRFGWFSMKLKLVGGDSAGVVTAYYMCSENGAGPERDELDIEFLGNRSGEPYLIQTNVYKNGTGGREMRHMLWFDPTEEFHSYSILWNNEQILFVVDRVPIRVYKNNGKANNFFPNEKPMYLFSSIWNADDWATRGGMEKTDWKKAPFVSSYKDFSVDGCQWEDPYPACVSTTTQNWWDQYEAWHLSDSQKMDFAWVERNLVIYDYCKDTERYPQMLEECSLSPWD
- the LOC117923328 gene encoding cysteine-rich PDZ-binding protein; the protein is MVCDKCEKKLSKVIVPDKWKEGASNTTEGGGRKINENKLLSKKNRWTPYGTTKCIICKQQVHQDAKYCHTCAYTKGVCAMCGKQVLDTKLYKQSNV